Proteins co-encoded in one Streptomyces sp. SLBN-31 genomic window:
- a CDS encoding aspartate carbamoyltransferase catalytic subunit, translated as MQRHLISAADLTRDDAVLILDTAEEMARVADRPIKKLPTLRGRTIVNLFFEDSTRTRISFEAAEKRLSADVINFTAKGSSVSKGESLKDTAQTLEAMGVDAVVIRHGASGAPYRLANSGWIDAAVINAGDGTHQHPTQALLDAFTMRRRLVGRDAGLGQDLAGRRITIVGDVLHSRVARSNVDLLHTLGAEVTLVAPPTLVPVGVETWPCEVSYDLDSTLTKSDAVMMLRVQRERMNAAFFPTEREYSRRYGLDGDRMARMPEHAIVMHPGPMVRGMEITAEVADSDRCTVVEQVANGVSIRMAVLYLLLGGNEPAVTHARIEEK; from the coding sequence ATGCAGCGTCATCTCATCTCGGCCGCCGACCTCACCCGCGACGACGCCGTCCTGATCCTCGACACCGCCGAGGAGATGGCCCGGGTCGCGGACCGGCCGATCAAGAAACTGCCGACCCTGCGCGGCCGTACGATCGTCAACCTCTTCTTCGAGGACTCCACGCGCACGCGTATCTCCTTCGAAGCCGCCGAGAAGCGCCTCTCGGCGGACGTCATCAACTTCACCGCCAAGGGCTCCAGCGTCTCCAAGGGCGAGTCCCTGAAGGACACCGCCCAGACCCTGGAGGCCATGGGCGTCGACGCCGTGGTCATCCGGCACGGCGCCTCCGGAGCCCCCTACCGGCTGGCCAACTCCGGCTGGATCGACGCCGCCGTCATCAACGCCGGCGACGGCACCCACCAGCACCCCACGCAGGCCCTGCTGGACGCCTTCACCATGCGCCGCCGCCTCGTCGGCCGGGACGCCGGACTCGGCCAGGACCTGGCCGGCAGGCGCATCACCATCGTCGGCGACGTCCTGCACAGCCGGGTCGCCCGCTCCAACGTCGACCTGCTGCACACCCTCGGCGCCGAGGTCACCCTGGTCGCCCCGCCCACCCTGGTACCGGTCGGCGTCGAGACCTGGCCCTGCGAGGTGTCGTACGACCTCGACTCCACCCTCACCAAGTCCGACGCGGTGATGATGCTGCGGGTCCAGCGCGAGCGCATGAACGCCGCCTTCTTCCCGACCGAGCGCGAGTACTCGCGGCGCTACGGCCTCGACGGCGACCGCATGGCGCGGATGCCCGAGCACGCCATCGTGATGCACCCCGGCCCGATGGTCCGCGGCATGGAGATCACCGCCGAGGTCGCCGACTCCGACCGCTGCACCGTCGTCGAGCAGGTCGCAAACGGAGTCTCCATCCGGATGGCCGTCCTGTACCTGCTGCTCGGTGGCAACGAACCCGCCGTCACCCACGCCCGTATCGAGGAGAAGTAA
- the efp gene encoding elongation factor P, with amino-acid sequence MASTNDLKNGLVLKLEGGQLWSVVEFQHVKPGKGPAFVRTKLKNVLSGKVVDKTFNAGVKVETATVDKRDMQFSYMDGEYFVFMDMETYDQLMVDRKAVGDAANFLIEGFTATVAQHEGEVLFVELPAAVELVVQETEPGLQGDRSTGGTKPATLETGHQIQVPLFITTGEKIKVDTRTSDYLGRVNS; translated from the coding sequence GTGGCTTCCACGAACGACCTCAAGAACGGCCTGGTGCTCAAGCTCGAAGGCGGCCAGCTCTGGTCCGTCGTCGAGTTCCAGCACGTCAAGCCCGGCAAGGGCCCCGCCTTCGTGCGCACCAAGCTCAAGAACGTGCTCTCCGGCAAGGTCGTCGACAAGACCTTCAACGCCGGCGTCAAGGTCGAGACGGCCACTGTCGACAAGCGCGACATGCAGTTCTCGTACATGGACGGCGAGTACTTCGTCTTCATGGACATGGAGACCTACGACCAGCTCATGGTCGACCGCAAGGCCGTCGGTGACGCCGCGAACTTCCTCATCGAGGGCTTCACCGCCACCGTCGCGCAGCACGAGGGCGAGGTGCTCTTCGTCGAGCTGCCGGCCGCCGTCGAGCTCGTCGTCCAGGAGACCGAGCCGGGCCTGCAGGGCGACCGCTCCACCGGTGGCACCAAGCCCGCCACCCTGGAGACCGGTCACCAGATCCAGGTCCCGCTCTTCATCACCACCGGTGAGAAGATCAAGGTCGACACCCGTACCAGCGACTACCTCGGCCGGGTGAACAGCTAA
- the nusB gene encoding transcription antitermination factor NusB — protein sequence MAARNTARKRAFQILFEGDQRGADVLTVLADWIRLSRDDTRQPPVSEYTMQLVEGYAKQAKRIDELIAQYSVGWTLDRMPVVDRNLLRLGAYELIWVDEVPDAVVLDEMVQLAKEFSTQESPAFVNGLLGRLKELKPSLRRDEA from the coding sequence GTGGCTGCCCGCAACACGGCCCGCAAGCGCGCCTTCCAGATCCTCTTCGAGGGCGACCAGCGCGGCGCCGACGTCCTGACCGTCCTCGCGGACTGGATCCGGCTCTCCCGGGACGACACCCGGCAGCCGCCGGTGAGCGAGTACACGATGCAGCTGGTCGAGGGCTACGCCAAGCAGGCGAAGCGGATCGACGAGCTGATCGCGCAGTACTCGGTCGGCTGGACGCTCGACCGGATGCCGGTCGTGGACCGCAACCTCCTGCGTCTGGGCGCCTACGAGCTGATCTGGGTGGACGAGGTCCCGGACGCCGTCGTCCTCGACGAGATGGTGCAGCTGGCGAAGGAGTTCTCCACCCAGGAGTCGCCCGCCTTCGTCAACGGTCTGCTCGGCCGGCTCAAGGAGCTGAAGCCCTCCCTGCGCCGCGACGAGGCGTAA
- the pyrR gene encoding bifunctional pyr operon transcriptional regulator/uracil phosphoribosyltransferase PyrR, with protein MDKHDKQDTQASDARPVLEGPDIARVLTRIAHEIVERAKGADDVVLLGIPTRGVFLAQRLAAKLEQITERKIPVGSLDITMYRDDLRMHPPRALARTEIPGDGIDGKLVVLVDDVLFSGRTVRAALDALNDVGRPRAVQLAVLVDRGHRELPIRADYVGKNLPTSLRETVKVQLAEEDGRDTVLLGAKQPQ; from the coding sequence ATGGACAAGCACGACAAGCAGGACACGCAAGCCTCCGATGCCCGGCCCGTTCTCGAGGGCCCCGACATCGCGCGGGTACTGACCCGCATCGCCCACGAGATCGTCGAGCGCGCCAAGGGCGCCGACGACGTGGTGCTCCTCGGCATTCCGACCCGGGGTGTCTTCCTCGCCCAGCGGCTCGCCGCCAAGCTCGAGCAGATCACGGAACGCAAGATTCCGGTCGGCTCGCTCGACATCACCATGTACCGCGACGACCTGCGCATGCACCCGCCGCGTGCGCTGGCCCGCACCGAGATCCCCGGTGACGGCATCGACGGCAAGCTGGTCGTCCTCGTCGACGACGTGCTCTTCTCCGGCCGTACCGTCCGGGCCGCGCTCGACGCCCTGAACGACGTGGGGCGTCCGCGCGCGGTCCAGCTCGCGGTCCTCGTCGACCGCGGCCACCGCGAACTGCCCATCCGCGCCGACTACGTCGGCAAGAACCTCCCCACGTCGCTGCGGGAGACGGTCAAGGTCCAGCTCGCCGAGGAGGACGGTCGGGACACCGTGCTGCTCGGTGCGAAGCAGCCCCAGTAG
- the bldD gene encoding transcriptional regulator BldD, protein MSSEYAKQLGAKLRAIRTQQGLSLHGVEEKSQGRWKAVVVGSYERGDRAVTVQRLAELADFYGVPVQELLPGTTPGGAAEPPPKLVLDLERLATVPAEKAGPLQRYAATIQSQRGDYNGKVLSIRQDDLRTLAVIYDQSPSVLTEQLISWGVLDADARRAVAHEES, encoded by the coding sequence ATGTCCAGCGAATACGCCAAACAGCTCGGGGCCAAGCTCCGGGCCATCCGCACCCAGCAGGGCCTTTCCCTCCACGGTGTCGAGGAGAAGAGCCAGGGACGCTGGAAGGCGGTCGTGGTCGGGTCGTACGAGCGCGGTGACCGCGCGGTGACCGTACAGCGCCTTGCCGAACTGGCGGATTTCTATGGCGTGCCGGTGCAGGAACTGCTCCCGGGCACCACCCCCGGCGGCGCCGCCGAGCCCCCGCCGAAGCTGGTTCTGGACCTGGAGCGGCTGGCCACCGTGCCGGCCGAGAAGGCGGGCCCCCTGCAGCGCTACGCGGCCACGATCCAGTCGCAGCGCGGTGACTACAACGGCAAGGTGCTGTCGATCCGCCAGGACGACCTGCGCACACTCGCCGTCATCTATGACCAGTCGCCCTCGGTTCTGACCGAGCAGCTGATCAGCTGGGGCGTCCTCGACGCGGACGCGCGCCGCGCGGTGGCTCACGAGGAGAGCTGA